From Carcharodon carcharias isolate sCarCar2 chromosome 36, sCarCar2.pri, whole genome shotgun sequence, a single genomic window includes:
- the LOC121272876 gene encoding neuronal acetylcholine receptor subunit beta-2-like, translated as MVSLAQLISVHEREQIMTTNVWLTQEWKDYRLTWNPADYEGIVKVRLPSTHIWLPDVVLYNNADGTYEVSFYSNAVVSHDGSIFWLPPAIYKSACKIEVKHFPFDQQNCTLKFRSWTYDRTEIDLVLRSDVASLDDFTPSGEWDIVALPGRRNENPDDHTYVDITYDFIIRRKPLFYTINLIIPCMLITSLAILVFYLPSDCGEKMTLCISVLLALTVFLLLISKIVPPTSLDVPLMGKYLMFTMVLVTFSIVTSVCVLNVHHRSPTTHTMPLWVRLVFLDKLPAILFMKQPRNNCAKQRLRQRSRMAAHGGGRWLAPRISAEPCACLVNQASARGYGARLMELPVGANGVRDHGKRSSREQFYSHRIEDTMDGVEFIADHMQSEDDDQSVIEDWKYVAMVIDRLFLWIFVVVCVFGTTGMFLQPLFQNLKFKKLIPFVGPEEE; from the exons ATGGTCTCTCTGGCACAGCTTATCAGTGTG CATGAAAGGGAACAGATAATGACCACCAACGTCTGGCTCACACAG GAATGGAAGGATTATCGACTGACCTGGAATCCAGCAGACTATGAGGGGATTGTAAAGGTGCGGCTTCCATCCACTCACATCTGGCTCCCGGACGTGGTCCTTTACAATAA CGCCGATGGCACATACGAGGTGTCCTTCTACTCCAACGCGGTGGTCTCACACGACGGCAGCATCTTCTGGCTGCCCCCTGCCATCTACAAGAGTGCCTGCAAGATCGAGGTCAAACACTTCCCCTTCGACCAGCAGAACTGCACCCTCAAGTTCCGCTCCTGGACATACGACCGCACGGAGATCGACCTGGTGCTGCGCTCGGATGTGGCCAGCTTGGACGACTTCACGCCGAGTGGCGAGTGGGACATTGTGGCGCTGCCAGGGCGGCGCAACGAGAACCCCGACGACCACACCTACGTGGACATCACGTACGACTTCATCATCCGGAGGAAGCCGCTCTTCTACACCATCAACCTCATCATCCCCTGCATGCTCATCACCTCCTTGGCCATCCTGGTCTTCTACCTGCCTTCGGACTGTGGTGAGAAGATGACCCTCTGCATCTCCGTGCTGCTGGCTCTCAccgtcttcctcctcctcatctccaaGATCGTGCCCCCCACCTCGCTGGATGTGCCACTGATGGGCAAGTACTTAATGTTCACCATGGTCTTGGTCACCTTCTCCATTGTGACCAGCGTGTGCGTGCTCAACGTGCACCACCGCTCACCAACCACCCACACCATGCCCCTCTGGGTCAGGCTGGTATTCCTGGACAAGCTGCCTGCCATCCTTTTCATGAAGCAGCCCAGGAACAACTGCGCCAAGCAGAGGCTGCGGCAGAGGAGCAGAATGGCAGCACACGGAGGAGGAAGGTGGCTTGCGCCCAGGATCAGCGCCGAGCCCTGCGCCTGCCTCGTCAACCAGGCCTCCGCACGCGGGTACGGGGCGCGGCTCATGGAGCTGCCGGTGGGTGCCAATGGGGTGCGAGACCACGGGAAGAGGTCGTCACGCGAACAATTCTACAGCCACAGGATTGAAGATACGATGGATGGAGTGGAGTTCATTGCTGATCACATGCAAAGCGAGGATGATGATCAGAGC GTGATTGAGGATTGGAAATACGTTGCTATGGTGATTGACCGCCTCTTCCTGTGGATTTtcgtggtggtgtgtgtgtttgggaccacTGGGATGTTTCTCCAGCCGCTCTTCCAGAACCTCAAGTTCAAGAAATTAATCCCATTCGTCGGTCCGGAAGAGGAATAG